One Pseudomonadota bacterium genomic window carries:
- a CDS encoding SDR family oxidoreductase, with protein MKPPKKTLLTGFPEHFTARRLLAELLGADSEELVCCLVPEGSLERARALAGQLADELRERVQILPGDIAAMDFGLSGRHYLELARQVHRIHHAAAATHPGVHRQVAERINVNGTGEVLEFAEVTGRLERLVLWSSALVSGTHQGHIPESEIASPPSFRNVTEETRFVAETMARDLMDRIPTTILRPSIVVGDSKTGEIDRFDGPYLLVVLMLNSPLDLRLPLPGRGANTLPLVPVDYVVEAGVRIVSDPRSVGRTYHLVDPRPLTARRVFEIVARVTGHDGPVGNLPTGIATRLLRTPGLNRVSHVPRAFLEQLATDVVYESRNAEEILQGTGIACPPFEQYAQVLVDYVRSRQAEQNAEAKQEVAQTPEAAS; from the coding sequence GTGAAACCACCAAAAAAGACGCTGCTAACAGGGTTTCCCGAGCACTTCACGGCTCGCCGGCTGTTGGCCGAGCTCCTCGGTGCCGACTCGGAGGAGTTGGTTTGCTGTCTGGTCCCCGAGGGTTCTTTGGAGCGCGCTCGGGCGCTCGCAGGGCAACTGGCCGACGAGCTGCGCGAGCGGGTGCAGATTCTGCCGGGTGACATCGCGGCCATGGACTTCGGGCTGTCCGGCCGGCACTACCTAGAGCTGGCCCGCCAGGTGCACCGAATCCATCACGCTGCGGCGGCAACGCACCCCGGAGTGCACCGACAGGTGGCCGAACGCATCAACGTCAACGGCACAGGCGAGGTGCTGGAGTTCGCCGAGGTGACCGGCAGACTCGAAAGGCTGGTGCTGTGGTCGAGCGCACTCGTGTCCGGAACACACCAGGGGCACATCCCCGAGTCCGAAATCGCGAGTCCGCCCTCGTTCCGCAACGTCACCGAGGAAACACGTTTTGTGGCCGAAACCATGGCACGCGATCTGATGGACCGCATCCCGACTACGATACTGCGTCCTTCCATCGTGGTGGGGGATTCCAAAACAGGCGAAATCGATCGCTTTGATGGCCCCTACCTGCTCGTGGTCTTGATGCTGAATTCGCCGCTCGACCTGCGCCTGCCCTTACCAGGACGCGGCGCGAATACCCTGCCCCTGGTACCCGTCGATTACGTGGTGGAGGCGGGTGTTCGCATCGTGTCGGACCCGAGATCGGTGGGTCGTACGTATCACTTGGTCGATCCGCGACCCCTGACGGCAAGACGCGTATTCGAAATCGTGGCGCGGGTCACCGGACACGACGGCCCAGTGGGGAACCTCCCGACCGGGATCGCCACGCGCCTGTTGCGCACACCGGGCCTGAACCGGGTTTCCCACGTGCCGCGCGCCTTCCTCGAGCAGCTCGCCACCGACGTGGTTTACGAATCCCGCAACGCCGAGGAGATTCTGCAAGGCACGGGCATCGCCTGCCCACCCTTTGAGCAGTATGCGCAGGTGCTCGTCGACTACGTGAGGTCAAGACAGGCCGAGCAGAACGCCGAAGCCAAGCAAGAAGTCGCACAGACACCAGAGGCCGCGAGCTGA
- a CDS encoding YbhB/YbcL family Raf kinase inhibitor-like protein, which translates to MEIWSDSFENGQPIPARYAFGKPHPTSHVQLSDNVNPHIAWSDLPVGTRSLALLCVDVDVPSKPDAVNKEGMTVPAKLARVDFYHWILVDLAPEGGPLQEGEFSSAVTAKGKPGPEGPRGTRQGVNSYREWFERDPSMTGDYFGYDGPCPPWNDERVHHYDFRLYALDVPRCPAEGNLRGPEVLVAIQGHILDKALLVGSYQIYPEARAV; encoded by the coding sequence ATGGAAATCTGGAGCGACAGCTTTGAGAACGGACAGCCGATTCCGGCCAGGTACGCCTTCGGCAAACCCCACCCCACCTCCCACGTGCAGTTGAGCGACAACGTCAACCCGCACATCGCCTGGTCGGATCTTCCGGTAGGCACGCGTTCCCTGGCGCTGCTGTGCGTGGACGTGGATGTGCCCAGCAAGCCCGACGCGGTCAACAAGGAGGGTATGACGGTCCCTGCGAAGCTAGCGCGCGTCGACTTCTATCACTGGATTCTCGTGGATCTCGCCCCAGAGGGCGGGCCCCTGCAGGAGGGCGAATTCTCGAGCGCCGTAACCGCCAAGGGCAAGCCCGGTCCCGAGGGCCCCCGAGGCACGCGCCAGGGCGTCAACAGCTATAGGGAGTGGTTCGAACGGGATCCTTCCATGACGGGCGACTACTTTGGCTACGATGGGCCCTGCCCACCTTGGAACGACGAACGGGTGCACCACTACGACTTCCGCCTCTACGCACTGGACGTGCCGCGCTGCCCCGCCGAAGGCAATCTGAGGGGGCCCGAGGTGCTCGTAGCCATCCAAGGTCATATCCTCGACAAGGCGTTGCTCGTGGGCAGCTACCAGATCTATCCCGAAGCCCGGGCGGTCTAG
- the coaE gene encoding dephospho-CoA kinase (Dephospho-CoA kinase (CoaE) performs the final step in coenzyme A biosynthesis.): protein MEAAQQVPLVGLTGGVAAGKTTVAELLAKRGAAVIDADALAREVVAPGSQALQEIEDRFGSGIIKLDGSLDRAALAALVFHDETSRAALEGLIHPRVVRLSRSKIAACAAAGPPYVLYEAALLVEKNRHHDFDAMIVVTAAESVRMARLVSRGLSVREARARIAAQAPAHDKISIADYVIYNEGRLQLLQPQALQVHKALLDRFRRGQ from the coding sequence ATGGAAGCCGCCCAGCAGGTGCCTCTCGTCGGTCTGACTGGAGGGGTAGCGGCCGGCAAGACCACGGTTGCCGAGCTGCTGGCCAAACGGGGTGCGGCCGTGATAGACGCCGACGCCCTCGCGAGGGAAGTGGTAGCGCCCGGAAGCCAGGCGCTCCAGGAGATCGAGGACCGTTTCGGCTCGGGCATCATCAAGCTTGACGGATCGCTCGACCGGGCCGCCCTGGCCGCGCTCGTGTTCCACGACGAAACCTCGCGCGCCGCGTTGGAAGGCCTCATACATCCTCGAGTCGTGCGCCTTAGTCGGAGCAAGATCGCTGCGTGCGCGGCTGCCGGACCTCCCTACGTCCTGTATGAAGCCGCGCTACTGGTGGAAAAGAACCGTCATCATGACTTTGACGCCATGATCGTGGTAACGGCCGCGGAATCGGTGCGCATGGCACGCCTCGTGTCCAGGGGCCTATCGGTGCGAGAGGCGCGAGCGCGCATTGCCGCGCAGGCCCCCGCGCATGACAAGATCAGTATCGCCGACTACGTGATCTACAATGAGGGGCGCCTGCAACTGCTGCAGCCTCAGGCGCTGCAAGTGCACAAAGCGCTGCTCGACCGCTTCCGCCGCGGCCAATGA
- a CDS encoding sensor histidine kinase, translating to MASSLPVTERVAERMTDERAQTDAGAARIREVYHRAANHFQTVLSLLDLQASRPAQPGVAQALKRARQRVHALALLYAQLQTSGGSDDVDMAAYLRSLVEHALAASDVECTLRAHCTLDVDRAATCGMIASELLSNCVQHALPATHKGSVTLVFERLGEMFHFFVRDQGPGLPQSAGSLPEGFGLLLVQSLCDQLKARLDTDNSPAGLTVAIEFRA from the coding sequence GTGGCAAGCTCGCTGCCGGTGACCGAGCGAGTGGCCGAGCGAATGACCGACGAGCGAGCGCAGACCGACGCTGGAGCGGCACGGATCCGAGAGGTCTACCACCGCGCTGCCAATCACTTCCAGACGGTGTTGAGCTTGCTTGACCTGCAAGCGAGTCGACCCGCGCAACCCGGTGTGGCGCAGGCGTTGAAGCGGGCGCGTCAGCGCGTGCATGCGCTGGCGCTCCTGTATGCCCAACTGCAGACCTCGGGCGGCAGCGATGACGTCGACATGGCTGCCTACTTGCGGTCGCTGGTCGAGCATGCGCTGGCAGCCAGCGACGTCGAGTGCACGCTGCGGGCGCACTGCACGCTGGACGTGGACCGCGCGGCCACCTGCGGCATGATAGCGTCGGAGCTGCTGTCCAACTGCGTCCAGCACGCGCTGCCAGCGACGCACAAGGGCAGCGTGACCCTTGTCTTCGAGAGGCTTGGTGAGATGTTTCATTTTTTCGTGCGTGACCAGGGACCCGGGCTGCCGCAGTCAGCCGGCTCGTTGCCGGAAGGCTTCGGCTTGCTCCTGGTCCAGTCGCTGTGCGATCAACTGAAGGCCAGGCTTGACACCGATAACTCGCCGGCCGGGCTCACCGTAGCGATCGAGTTTCGTGCCTAG
- a CDS encoding GGDEF domain-containing protein, which produces MERSVPACQGPAVDPLVQALSALVRATSPREATRAYMQAWALPGVAPGDQVGVLLAEVHELAREVHSLRALAQQDELTSVANRRALNAALERELARATRTGAPISVIMLDLDGLKRINDRSGHATGDQAIQRLAGCCVAAARRSDLVARLGGDEFAVLLPDADEAAAAAVQQRVRRLIKQVRIAGHPLAASCGAATAWPRELRPEQLLARADAQLYRDKRRGDRLPSAPATAATDQT; this is translated from the coding sequence GTGGAACGCTCGGTGCCGGCCTGCCAGGGGCCTGCGGTCGATCCGCTGGTACAGGCGCTGAGCGCCCTTGTGCGCGCCACGAGTCCCCGCGAAGCAACGCGCGCCTACATGCAGGCCTGGGCTCTTCCAGGCGTCGCGCCAGGCGACCAGGTCGGCGTGCTGCTCGCGGAGGTCCATGAGTTAGCACGTGAGGTGCATAGCCTGCGGGCGCTCGCCCAGCAGGACGAGCTCACCAGCGTAGCCAATCGCCGGGCGCTAAACGCGGCCCTGGAGAGGGAACTGGCGCGGGCCACGCGTACCGGAGCGCCCATCAGTGTCATCATGCTGGATCTCGACGGCCTTAAACGCATCAACGACCGAAGCGGTCACGCCACCGGGGACCAAGCGATCCAGCGCCTGGCGGGCTGCTGCGTGGCCGCGGCCCGCCGCAGCGACCTGGTTGCGCGGCTCGGTGGAGACGAGTTTGCAGTCCTGCTACCGGACGCCGACGAAGCAGCCGCGGCCGCCGTGCAGCAGCGCGTGCGCCGACTGATCAAGCAGGTCAGGATCGCAGGACATCCGCTCGCTGCGAGTTGCGGCGCGGCTACTGCCTGGCCTCGCGAGCTGCGCCCAGAACAGCTGCTGGCACGCGCCGACGCTCAACTCTACCGAGACAAACGACGCGGCGACCGTCTCCCGAGCGCACCAGCGACCGCGGCGACTGACCAGACATGA
- the dtd gene encoding D-aminoacyl-tRNA deacylase — translation MRAVVQRVSAAEVLVAGEQVGAIDTGLLVYLAAAREDTDADIRWTANKLASLRVFPDARGRMSCSVEQVHGALLVVSQFTLFGDVQKGHRPSFSRAASPEQAEGHYKALCNALRSRGLRVETGRFRAAMQVRSEGDGPVTILVDSRRAL, via the coding sequence ATGAGGGCCGTTGTCCAGCGCGTCAGCGCAGCCGAGGTGCTCGTTGCGGGCGAGCAAGTGGGTGCCATCGACACGGGCTTGCTGGTGTACTTGGCGGCCGCACGGGAGGACACAGATGCCGACATCCGCTGGACAGCCAACAAGCTTGCCTCGCTCAGGGTGTTTCCTGACGCTCGAGGGCGTATGTCGTGTTCCGTCGAGCAGGTGCACGGCGCGCTGCTGGTCGTCTCGCAGTTCACGCTCTTTGGCGATGTCCAAAAGGGGCATCGTCCCTCATTCAGTCGGGCTGCCTCGCCAGAGCAGGCCGAGGGGCACTACAAGGCTCTGTGCAACGCGCTGCGAAGTCGAGGGTTGCGAGTCGAGACGGGCCGCTTCCGTGCTGCTATGCAGGTGCGCTCCGAGGGGGATGGACCAGTGACGATACTCGTGGACAGCCGAAGAGCGCTCTGA
- a CDS encoding arginine N-succinyltransferase: MSPYQVRAALVSDLAAFGELAGFLNTVNLPDDPTALQHILQRSETAFEARRIDPRRAQYVFALQDTRDGRVVGTSALFGQLGRRDAPYIYFDVREDEHYSSTLDRHFVHKVLNIGFSYDGPTELGGLVVHPNVRGSSHRLGTMIACVRFLWLAMRRELFRDRVLAELLPPLEPDGTSHLWQAVGHHFTGLSYREADRLSRDNKEFIRGLFPAGDIYVALLSPKAQAVLGEVGQGAKAVERLLHRVGFRYAHRVDPFDGGPHFVAATDDIPLVREAYPRRVQIERPEQAVVTDGVPALVGARWEEPPYFLALPGRIVPGTQSVRLGAQQAQRLGIKRGASVWSMPLP, translated from the coding sequence ATGAGTCCCTACCAGGTACGCGCCGCCCTGGTTTCTGATCTGGCTGCCTTCGGCGAGCTCGCCGGGTTTCTCAACACAGTCAACCTGCCGGACGACCCAACGGCCCTGCAACATATCCTGCAGCGTTCGGAGACCGCCTTCGAGGCTCGACGGATCGATCCTCGGCGAGCCCAATACGTGTTCGCCCTCCAGGATACGCGTGACGGTCGCGTCGTGGGCACCTCCGCGCTCTTTGGTCAGCTTGGCCGCCGCGATGCCCCGTACATCTACTTCGATGTGCGTGAAGACGAACACTACAGCTCGACTCTCGATCGCCACTTCGTGCACAAAGTGCTGAACATCGGTTTCTCCTATGATGGTCCCACGGAGCTAGGAGGGCTCGTTGTTCATCCCAATGTGCGTGGAAGCTCGCATCGGCTGGGCACCATGATCGCCTGCGTGCGCTTTCTTTGGCTGGCGATGCGCCGCGAGCTGTTTCGAGATCGGGTGCTGGCAGAGCTCCTGCCTCCGCTCGAACCCGACGGCACGAGTCATCTGTGGCAAGCCGTGGGGCACCATTTCACGGGCCTAAGCTATCGGGAGGCGGATCGCCTCTCCCGGGATAACAAGGAATTCATCCGCGGGCTCTTCCCCGCGGGGGATATCTACGTGGCCTTGCTCTCACCTAAGGCGCAGGCCGTGCTCGGTGAGGTCGGCCAGGGGGCCAAGGCCGTGGAAAGACTGCTGCATCGAGTGGGCTTTCGCTATGCGCATCGCGTCGATCCTTTTGATGGAGGTCCCCACTTCGTTGCGGCGACCGACGACATTCCCCTCGTACGGGAGGCATATCCAAGGCGGGTGCAGATCGAGCGGCCCGAGCAGGCCGTCGTGACCGACGGCGTACCCGCTCTAGTGGGCGCCAGGTGGGAGGAGCCCCCCTACTTCCTCGCCCTGCCTGGCCGCATTGTCCCCGGCACGCAGAGCGTGCGCCTTGGTGCTCAGCAGGCGCAGCGGCTTGGCATCAAGCGCGGTGCCAGCGTCTGGTCGATGCCTCTCCCTTAA